One Cucumis sativus cultivar 9930 chromosome 1, Cucumber_9930_V3, whole genome shotgun sequence DNA segment encodes these proteins:
- the LOC101211651 gene encoding bifunctional D-cysteine desulfhydrase/1-aminocyclopropane-1-carboxylate deaminase, mitochondrial, whose product MLSGGKFQLCLLTAAPSNLASSSSLFSTSLIHPRRFDNINKRFSFPHPSTPSLDCIRCCISQSQSMEINTESKQHDEVPNSLNFLSVRPYVPPSWASHLNPIPTHLSSLARLPTPIHKWNLPNLPNNTEVWLKRDDLSGMQLSGNKVRKLEFLIADALQQGADCIITIGGIQSNHCRATAVAAKYFNLDTYLILRTSKVLVNEDPGLTGNLLVERLVGAHVELISKEEYAKIGSVALTDFLKSKLVAEGRKPYVIPVGGSNSLGTWGYIEAIRELEQQLDSGNGKIKFDDIVVACGSGGTVAGLSLGSWLSTLKTKIRAFSVCDDPDYFYEFVQGLLDGLHAGVDSRDIVEIQNAKGLGYAINTPDELNFVKEVAESTGVVLDPVYSGKAAYGMMKDMAENPKKWEGRKILFIHTGGLLGLYDKADQINSTLGKWHRLDVNETVPRIDGVGKMF is encoded by the exons ATGTTGAGTGGTGGCAAGTTCCAACTGTGTCTACTCACCGCAGCACCATCCAACTTGGCCTCATCGTCATCGCTCTTCTCAACTTCTCTAATTCATCCAAGAAGGTTCGACAACATCAACAAACGTTTCTCCTTTCCTCATCCATCAACTCCGAGTTTAGATTGCATTCGTTGCTGTATTTCACAATCTCAGTCCATGGAGATCAACACTGAAAGCAAGCAACACGACGAGGTCCCTAACAGCCTCAACTTCCTCTCCGTCAGACCTTACGTCCCTCCGTCCTGGGCCTCACACCTTAATCCAATCCCCACCCACCTCTCTTCTCTTGCCCGT CTTCCCACTCCCATTCACAAGTGGAACCTTCCTAATCTGCCCAACAACACAGAGGTCTGGCTCAAG CGTGATGATCTTTCAGGAATGCAATTGAGTGGAAATAAAGTCAGAAAATTAGAATTCTTGATAGCAGATGCTTTGCAGCAGGGTGCTGACTGTATTATAACTATAGGAGGCATCCAAAGCAATCACTGTCGTGCTACTGCTGTGGCTGCAAAGTATTTCAATCTAGACACATATCTAATTCTACGCACTTCAAAG GTCCTTGTGAATGAAGACCCCGGATTGACTGGAAATCTTCTTGTTGAGCGGTTAGTCGGAGCTCATGTCGAACTTATCTCAAAAGAAGAGTATGCAAAAATTGGAAGCGTG GCACTAACAGATTTTCTAAAGTCAAAATTAGTTGCTGAAGGAAGAAAGCCATATGTTATTCCTGTTGGAGGTTCAAATTCCCTTGGAACTTG GGGCTACATCGAAGCAATTAGGGAGCTTGAACAGCAACTGGATTCCGGAAATGGCAAGATTAAATTTGATGATATTGTAGTAGCTTGTGGcag tGGGGGCACAGTCGCTGGTTTATCATTGGGATCATGGTTGAGCACATTGAAGACAAAA ATTCGTGCGTTCTCTGTTTGTGATGATCCTGATTACTTTTACGAGTTTGTTCAAGGTTTACTTGATGGGCTTCATGCTGGTGTCGACTCACGCGATATAGTTGAAATACAAAAT GCAAAGGGTCTTGGCTATGCAATCAACACGCCTGATGAGCTTAATTTCGTAAAAGAAGTTGCAGAATCAACCGGCGTTGTTCTTGATCCAGTATACAG CGGGAAAGCAGCTTATGGTATGATGAAAGACATGGCAGAAAATCCAAAGAAGTGGGAAGGCAGGAAGATTCTGTTCATTCACACAGGAGGGTTGTTGGGACTATATGACAAAGCTGATCAGATCAATTCAACGCTGGGGAAATGGCATCGTTTGGACGTTAATGAGACTGTGCCACGAATTGATGGAGTTGGGAAAATGTTCTAG